From a region of the Armatimonas rosea genome:
- a CDS encoding response regulator, with protein MAGETILVVDDEPTLIEAIRYNLKAQGFNVLTAGDADEALQLFRSQRPDLIVLDVMLPSGSGFDICRLIRQQGERVPILMLTARIAESDRVQGLEIGADDYVVKPFGMRELVARIKALLRRSGGEGESSVVGPQLVSAALELVVDLEKHEITLKSKPVKLARKEYDLLVLLTAHPGRVFDRATLLDRVWGTGEVVEERTVDVHIRWLREKIEPNPSSPEHLLTVRGVGYKFQP; from the coding sequence ATGGCAGGAGAAACGATCCTGGTCGTGGACGATGAGCCAACCCTTATCGAAGCGATCCGTTATAACTTAAAGGCGCAGGGATTCAATGTCCTTACCGCGGGGGATGCCGACGAGGCGCTACAGCTCTTTCGGAGCCAGCGCCCGGATCTTATCGTGCTGGATGTGATGTTGCCCTCGGGGAGCGGCTTTGATATCTGTCGCCTGATCCGGCAGCAGGGGGAGCGCGTGCCGATCCTCATGCTCACGGCTCGGATCGCGGAGAGCGACCGGGTGCAGGGGCTGGAGATCGGGGCGGATGACTACGTGGTCAAGCCCTTTGGAATGCGCGAGCTCGTGGCCCGCATCAAGGCCCTCCTGCGGCGCTCCGGCGGCGAGGGGGAGAGCAGTGTGGTGGGACCGCAGCTGGTCTCTGCCGCGCTGGAGCTGGTCGTGGACCTGGAGAAGCACGAGATCACGCTCAAGAGCAAGCCCGTGAAGCTCGCCCGCAAAGAGTACGATCTCCTGGTGCTCCTCACCGCACACCCGGGGCGTGTCTTTGACCGGGCGACACTGCTGGACCGGGTCTGGGGAACGGGCGAGGTGGTCGAGGAGCGCACGGTCGATGTGCATATCCGCTGGCTCCGCGAGAAGATCGAGCCCAATCCCTCGAGCCCAGAGCATCTGCTCACCGTGCGCGGCGTAGGATACAAGTTTCAGCCATGA
- a CDS encoding ABC transporter ATP-binding protein yields MSQPTSAPMIALERVSRWHGQVIGLNDVSFQLPAGLTALLGPNGAGKSTLLKLVTGQLKPHTGRVIAMGMEPFANPTLASHLGYCPEIDNFYEELTGREFVTLLAAMNGIQGATAKKRIQEVMEQVGMADRCDRRIGGYSKGMRQRIKVAQAIVHDPDILVMDEPLNGLDPVGRREMVELMQSFAARGKCVLVSSHILYEVEQITDRILVIFKGRVLAQGNIHDIRDQIDKHPHHIRIITDRPRELAANLIFQPFVLSARVDPKDEKLIEVETHQPDIFYGALPKIALAGNFQIERFHSPDNNLEAVFRYLVGDA; encoded by the coding sequence ATGAGCCAGCCGACAAGTGCTCCCATGATCGCCCTGGAGCGGGTCTCCCGCTGGCACGGGCAGGTGATCGGCCTCAACGATGTCTCGTTCCAGCTCCCCGCTGGGCTGACAGCGCTGCTGGGCCCCAATGGCGCGGGGAAGTCTACCCTGCTCAAGCTGGTCACGGGGCAGCTCAAGCCGCACACCGGGCGTGTGATCGCTATGGGGATGGAGCCTTTTGCCAACCCCACGCTCGCCTCGCACCTGGGCTACTGCCCCGAGATCGACAACTTCTACGAGGAGCTCACCGGCCGCGAGTTCGTGACCCTACTTGCCGCGATGAACGGGATTCAGGGGGCGACCGCCAAGAAGCGGATCCAAGAGGTCATGGAGCAGGTCGGGATGGCGGACCGCTGCGACCGGCGGATTGGCGGCTACTCCAAGGGAATGCGCCAGCGCATCAAGGTGGCGCAGGCCATTGTCCACGACCCGGATATCTTGGTCATGGACGAGCCCCTCAATGGCCTTGACCCCGTGGGGCGCCGCGAGATGGTGGAGCTCATGCAGAGCTTTGCCGCGCGGGGCAAGTGTGTCCTAGTCTCTAGCCATATCCTCTACGAAGTGGAGCAGATCACCGACCGCATCCTCGTGATCTTCAAGGGCCGCGTGCTCGCTCAGGGCAATATCCACGATATCCGCGACCAGATCGACAAGCACCCCCACCACATTCGCATTATCACGGACCGTCCCCGCGAGCTCGCCGCGAACCTGATCTTCCAGCCCTTTGTACTCTCCGCGCGTGTGGACCCCAAGGACGAGAAGCTCATCGAGGTTGAGACCCACCAGCCCGACATCTTCTATGGGGCTCTTCCCAAGATCGCGCTGGCCGGCAACTTCCAGATCGAGCGCTTCCACTCCCCGGACAACAACCTCGAAGCCGTCTTCCGTTATCTCGTCGGTGATGCCTAG
- a CDS encoding ATP-binding protein: MSKRLEQLAALVPDGLLRVNESNKIIYANDTAVGYLTADGNTKRVVGRSLLEATHQRSLVELVDTARATKQPQETEVRLVNGKERFVKARALGLTAGGAMVLFSDQTELTRLRTVRTEFVINVSHELRTPLASIRAMAETLQDGALNDAEVSEKFLGNIIREVDRLVRLSEDLTFLARAETMPPARERFDLADLLLDIVERLATYAAKRKVTVHLPETMPFLEIEADRSEVEQVFFNLVDNAIKYTPSSGRVDVTVTREKESITVTIADTGIGILKEDLPRIFERFWRADRARRFPGEAGTATGGTGLGLSIVKHIVEAHGGTIVADSELGKGSRFTVTLPLAK, encoded by the coding sequence ATGAGTAAGCGCCTAGAGCAGCTCGCGGCCCTGGTCCCCGATGGCCTCCTGCGTGTCAATGAGAGCAATAAGATCATCTACGCCAACGACACCGCCGTGGGCTACCTGACCGCCGATGGCAATACCAAGCGGGTGGTCGGGCGCTCCCTCTTAGAGGCGACCCACCAGCGCTCGCTCGTGGAGCTTGTGGACACGGCACGCGCCACGAAACAACCCCAGGAGACCGAGGTGCGGCTAGTGAACGGTAAAGAGCGCTTTGTCAAGGCCCGTGCGCTAGGGCTCACCGCGGGCGGAGCCATGGTCCTCTTCTCCGACCAGACCGAGCTGACCCGCTTGCGCACGGTACGCACGGAGTTTGTGATCAATGTCTCCCATGAGCTGCGCACCCCGCTGGCGTCGATTCGGGCGATGGCGGAGACCCTACAAGACGGTGCCCTCAACGATGCGGAGGTAAGCGAGAAGTTTTTGGGCAATATCATCCGCGAGGTGGACCGCTTGGTGCGCCTCTCGGAGGACCTGACCTTTCTCGCCCGCGCCGAGACCATGCCCCCCGCCCGAGAGCGCTTCGACCTCGCCGACCTCCTGCTAGATATCGTAGAGCGCCTGGCTACCTACGCGGCCAAGCGAAAGGTGACGGTTCACCTGCCGGAGACCATGCCGTTTCTGGAGATCGAGGCGGACCGGAGCGAGGTGGAGCAGGTCTTTTTTAACTTGGTAGACAATGCGATTAAGTACACGCCCTCCAGTGGGAGGGTCGATGTCACGGTCACACGGGAGAAGGAGAGCATCACGGTGACAATCGCGGATACGGGGATTGGGATCTTGAAAGAGGACCTACCCCGTATCTTTGAGCGGTTCTGGCGCGCCGACCGTGCGCGCCGCTTCCCGGGTGAGGCGGGAACCGCAACAGGGGGAACCGGACTAGGCCTTTCTATCGTAAAGCATATTGTCGAGGCCCACGGAGGAACCATTGTCGCCGATAGCGAATTGGGGAAGGGGTCTCGCTTTACTGTGACACTCCCGCTGGCTAAGTAG
- a CDS encoding winged helix-turn-helix domain-containing protein yields the protein MAGKAGKESKKSKGELAEVLAELASLRREIEALKSPTVAALGATRTAEQVAKRASAFTPVQRARLIEALLQSGPQPPPQLGATVGLATGSLYHHLRELVAAGIATVEDKTYCLTPDGQQLAEALFALPHE from the coding sequence ATGGCAGGCAAGGCAGGAAAAGAGAGTAAAAAAAGCAAGGGCGAGCTCGCCGAGGTGCTCGCCGAGCTCGCCTCGCTACGTCGGGAGATTGAGGCCCTGAAATCTCCCACAGTAGCGGCGCTCGGGGCCACGCGAACGGCAGAGCAGGTCGCCAAGCGCGCCAGTGCCTTCACCCCCGTCCAGCGCGCACGCCTGATCGAGGCACTCCTCCAGAGCGGCCCCCAGCCCCCCCCACAGCTCGGTGCCACCGTCGGGCTGGCCACCGGCTCGCTCTACCACCACCTGCGTGAGCTGGTCGCCGCCGGGATCGCCACCGTAGAGGACAAGACCTACTGCCTCACCCCCGATGGCCAGCAGCTCGCAGAGGCCCTCTTTGCTCTGCCCCACGAATGA
- a CDS encoding ABC transporter permease: MSTQNLIADRSYRNYDGPMRTVRAGWWVIAQSVIRTNIRKIAFWMPVLMIVLIHLFYGLVFFFNHNLAQGMRETGMGSGRQQTTFTYASCIALCISEGWLRGLLVFIQALVIGAGAIAADNQANALLVYLSRPLTKIDYLVGKWFGVFLLLWCTTVIPALLVYIFLFSNYSDEDFLKLNPYLLPRLLLASLVPAVLNASLVIGISSWFKSGRMAGATYAGFYFVVGIITFVAGSVMARNAYLNQDNDDPNAKTTVQWAMTLRDANVGGITEGLAMNILHVKPQDDPFPAVGGHKRRLMPPHTWPLVALGGAFVLLPLAAAYKKVRAVEIISG; this comes from the coding sequence ATGAGTACACAGAACCTAATTGCGGATCGCTCGTACCGCAACTACGACGGCCCCATGCGCACGGTCCGGGCGGGCTGGTGGGTGATCGCGCAGTCGGTGATCCGCACCAATATCCGCAAGATTGCCTTCTGGATGCCGGTGCTGATGATTGTCTTGATCCACCTGTTCTATGGGCTGGTGTTCTTCTTCAACCACAACCTGGCCCAGGGCATGCGCGAGACCGGCATGGGAAGCGGGCGCCAGCAGACAACCTTTACCTACGCAAGCTGTATCGCGCTCTGTATCTCGGAGGGCTGGCTCCGCGGGCTGCTGGTCTTTATCCAGGCCCTCGTGATCGGCGCAGGCGCAATCGCGGCGGACAACCAGGCCAATGCGCTCCTGGTCTACCTCTCGCGCCCCCTGACCAAGATAGACTATCTGGTGGGGAAGTGGTTTGGGGTGTTCTTGCTCCTCTGGTGCACGACCGTCATCCCCGCGCTCCTGGTCTATATCTTTCTCTTTAGCAACTACTCCGACGAAGACTTCCTGAAGCTAAACCCCTATCTCCTGCCACGGCTGCTCCTGGCATCGCTCGTGCCGGCGGTGCTGAACGCAAGCCTGGTGATTGGGATCTCGTCGTGGTTTAAGAGCGGGCGTATGGCGGGAGCGACCTACGCGGGCTTCTACTTTGTGGTGGGAATCATCACGTTCGTGGCGGGCTCGGTGATGGCGCGCAATGCCTACCTGAACCAGGACAACGACGATCCCAATGCGAAGACAACGGTCCAGTGGGCGATGACCCTGCGGGATGCCAATGTCGGGGGGATCACGGAGGGGCTGGCGATGAATATCCTGCACGTGAAGCCCCAAGACGATCCCTTTCCCGCGGTGGGGGGACACAAGCGCCGCCTGATGCCGCCGCATACCTGGCCGCTGGTCGCGCTGGGCGGGGCGTTTGTGCTCCTGCCGCTGGCAGCCGCCTACAAGAAGGTACGTGCCGTGGAGATTATCAGCGGATGA
- the lepB gene encoding signal peptidase I yields the protein MNEQPVPLTDQLANISPTIVVAVIAGFTILRLMLVKLLREGWARTISETCDTVTFVLALAFLLIRPFVAQAFYIPSESMVPTLEIGDRLIVDKVSFRLHNPNRGDVLVFAAPPEATGSATLEQDYIKRCIGLPGERVEVHGAKLKIGDEVYESPGDDPNGRTAQQTLRDKLGIDEKKSVRFYKDYVLVDKKEKILPADIARQFGQPGAKVELTPGEVLINGKPLDEPYINEDPGYNMTTIPNQEDNVIPPGHYFMMGDNRNHSADSHVWGKLAQWRIVGRGIVTFWPITRIGKL from the coding sequence ATGAATGAACAACCTGTCCCCCTGACTGACCAGCTCGCCAATATTAGCCCGACTATCGTGGTCGCGGTGATCGCGGGCTTTACGATCCTTCGACTGATGCTCGTGAAGCTCCTCCGGGAAGGCTGGGCACGCACGATCTCCGAGACCTGCGATACGGTCACCTTCGTGCTCGCTCTGGCATTTCTGCTGATCCGTCCCTTTGTGGCCCAGGCGTTCTACATCCCGTCCGAGAGCATGGTGCCGACCCTGGAGATCGGAGACCGGCTGATTGTCGATAAGGTCTCGTTTCGGCTCCATAACCCCAACCGCGGCGATGTGCTGGTCTTTGCCGCGCCCCCTGAGGCAACCGGAAGCGCGACCCTGGAGCAAGACTACATCAAGCGCTGTATCGGCCTCCCCGGCGAGCGGGTTGAGGTGCACGGGGCAAAGCTCAAGATCGGCGACGAGGTCTATGAGTCGCCCGGTGACGATCCCAATGGGCGGACGGCGCAGCAGACCCTGCGCGATAAGCTGGGAATCGACGAGAAAAAATCCGTGCGCTTCTACAAAGACTATGTGCTGGTCGACAAAAAAGAGAAGATTCTCCCCGCCGATATCGCCCGGCAGTTTGGGCAGCCCGGGGCCAAAGTGGAGCTCACCCCCGGCGAGGTGCTGATCAATGGCAAGCCGCTCGACGAGCCCTACATCAACGAGGACCCCGGCTACAACATGACCACGATCCCCAACCAGGAAGACAATGTGATCCCCCCCGGCCACTACTTCATGATGGGCGACAACCGCAACCACTCCGCCGACTCCCATGTCTGGGGCAAGCTGGCACAGTGGCGCATTGTCGGACGGGGAATTGTCACCTTCTGGCCCATTACCCGTATCGGGAAGCTCTAG
- a CDS encoding ABC transporter ATP-binding protein has translation MPDTIPIAAVSDLTVRYGAKTVLDQFSLEIPEGCVGLLGPNGAGKTTLIKTLLGFVTPQAGRAQVMGLDVATQGKSIRQKIGLMPEQDCHIPGMNAVTFVAYAGEMAGMPPEQAIRRAHEVLEWCSLGEARYRNVETYSTGMRQRVKLAQALVHGPKLLFLDEPTNGLDPAGRDEMLELVRDVSHGKGLSVVVCSHLLPDIEKTCDTVVVMRRGEVVRQGPIATLKQTGGVQFDVELRLFSDGFVGAMQERGASLVSQLGSSCRFALPETEPAPHRLIFEAAVASAAQVRGFRPAERSLEDVFLEAVSG, from the coding sequence ATGCCTGATACCATCCCCATCGCCGCTGTCTCGGACCTGACCGTGCGCTACGGTGCCAAGACCGTGCTGGACCAGTTCTCTCTGGAGATTCCCGAGGGCTGTGTGGGGCTCCTTGGCCCCAATGGCGCGGGGAAGACAACCCTCATCAAGACCCTCCTGGGATTTGTGACTCCCCAAGCGGGGCGTGCCCAGGTGATGGGGCTCGATGTGGCCACGCAGGGCAAGAGTATCCGCCAAAAAATCGGGCTGATGCCGGAGCAGGACTGCCATATCCCCGGAATGAACGCTGTGACCTTCGTGGCCTACGCGGGGGAGATGGCAGGGATGCCCCCCGAGCAGGCGATCCGCCGCGCCCACGAGGTGCTGGAGTGGTGTAGCCTGGGGGAGGCGCGCTACCGCAATGTCGAGACCTACTCCACGGGGATGCGGCAGCGGGTGAAGCTGGCACAGGCGCTGGTACACGGTCCCAAGCTCCTCTTTCTCGATGAGCCGACCAATGGCCTCGATCCCGCGGGCCGCGACGAGATGCTGGAGCTGGTGCGCGATGTGAGCCATGGCAAGGGCCTCTCGGTTGTCGTCTGCTCCCACCTGCTCCCCGATATCGAGAAGACCTGCGACACGGTCGTGGTGATGCGCCGCGGCGAGGTGGTGCGCCAAGGGCCGATCGCCACCCTCAAGCAGACCGGCGGCGTCCAGTTTGATGTGGAGCTACGGCTCTTCTCCGACGGCTTTGTGGGCGCGATGCAGGAGCGGGGCGCGAGCCTGGTCTCCCAGCTCGGGAGCTCCTGCCGCTTCGCCCTCCCCGAGACCGAGCCCGCGCCCCACCGCCTGATCTTCGAGGCCGCCGTGGCCTCGGCGGCGCAGGTGCGCGGCTTCCGTCCGGCGGAGCGCAGTCTGGAAGATGTCTTTTTGGAGGCGGTTTCGGGATGA
- a CDS encoding transglycosylase domain-containing protein, which translates to MGRPHRRRRGGFRLWVSRLGAFLGVLSALLFAAIISGVLYAGVRVRKVAQAMPDSTALSRETAGGITQIYSTDKVLLGEIYTRFQERVDIDQIPQILRDATISIEDQRFYEHPGIDLRGIARALYKNASGARRGEGASTLTQQLVRNVILRNREKTVERKLQEALLAYQVERSMTKNQILERYLNEVNYGGQIYGVKMATKLYFGKELKDLTISEAALIAGLVQSPPKTYPFRHLEAALDRRNVVLGKMLELKKITQEQYDKARHEEIKVLPNEPKVVSEEYKAPHFVRYVLRQLKLRHGNEVVLQGGLKIYTTLNWEMQQRADAILRSSIRAERGRNVTDGAMICLEPHTGWIRAMAGGVDEKSEVNFTTYGKGRQPGSTFKPIVYAAAFETGKYGPDSEMIDRPLKLGRKVWPKNYGGSGGHGNSVTIEHAVAHSLNTIPAQLIQRIGWKTVVKLAERMGIKSKFPQNDLSICLGTSSATPLEMASVFSTFANAGDHAEPMAIRLVIDGRGNVLERNEPQIAKSVIRESTAASIGRCLEAVVERGTGKGANTVPGARGKTGTTTDNFDTWFVGYTKELVTAVWACNRQEKVKLDPKTRKPILDENGKPKMGPVYLKMDSDATGGHVCAPIWGRFMEAAVPIQQSAGLEPIPLPEELQKLRGATPQPPPTPQADRLNEDGEVVISICEETSKRATPYCPDVVEKSFPKGIKINPCSLHKAPAESELTAEGTTDTHSTPIPALATPGPVLVTPAPTPAPTPTPTPEPRRRRRETPPPTPEPRSRVEEERKPETPVPEIELAICTESSKLANSYCPERVTRRFPKGTRLRTCTLHKPRPGEEDR; encoded by the coding sequence ATGGGGCGGCCACACAGAAGACGTCGGGGCGGGTTCCGCCTCTGGGTTAGCCGGCTAGGAGCATTTCTGGGGGTTCTCTCCGCACTACTTTTTGCGGCGATCATCTCCGGGGTGCTCTATGCGGGTGTCCGTGTGCGCAAGGTCGCCCAGGCCATGCCCGACTCCACCGCGCTGAGCCGTGAAACCGCGGGAGGGATCACCCAGATCTACTCCACAGACAAGGTGCTCCTGGGGGAGATCTACACCCGCTTCCAGGAGCGAGTCGATATCGACCAGATCCCGCAGATCCTGCGGGATGCCACGATCTCCATCGAGGACCAGCGCTTCTACGAGCACCCCGGGATCGACCTCCGGGGGATCGCCCGTGCGCTCTATAAAAATGCCTCGGGGGCACGGCGGGGCGAGGGAGCCTCCACTCTCACCCAGCAGCTCGTGCGCAATGTCATTTTGCGTAACCGGGAGAAGACAGTCGAGCGCAAGCTCCAGGAGGCACTGCTCGCCTACCAGGTAGAGCGGAGCATGACCAAGAACCAGATCCTGGAGCGCTACCTCAACGAGGTCAACTACGGCGGCCAGATCTACGGGGTCAAGATGGCCACCAAGCTCTACTTTGGCAAGGAGCTCAAGGACCTCACGATCTCCGAGGCGGCGCTGATCGCGGGGCTGGTACAGAGCCCTCCGAAGACCTACCCGTTTCGCCACCTGGAGGCCGCTCTTGACCGACGCAATGTCGTGCTGGGAAAGATGCTGGAGCTCAAGAAGATCACCCAGGAGCAGTACGATAAAGCGCGTCACGAGGAGATCAAGGTTCTCCCCAACGAGCCCAAGGTGGTCTCGGAAGAGTACAAGGCACCGCACTTTGTGCGCTATGTCCTGCGCCAGCTCAAGCTCCGTCATGGCAATGAGGTCGTGCTCCAGGGAGGTCTGAAGATCTACACCACCCTCAACTGGGAGATGCAACAGCGCGCCGATGCGATCCTCCGTAGTAGCATCCGTGCGGAGCGTGGACGCAATGTCACCGATGGCGCGATGATCTGTCTTGAGCCGCACACGGGCTGGATTCGTGCCATGGCGGGCGGGGTCGATGAGAAGAGCGAGGTCAACTTCACGACTTACGGCAAGGGACGGCAGCCCGGCTCCACCTTCAAGCCGATTGTCTATGCGGCGGCCTTTGAGACGGGCAAGTACGGCCCCGACTCGGAGATGATCGATAGGCCTCTGAAGCTGGGGAGGAAGGTCTGGCCCAAGAACTACGGCGGCTCGGGCGGGCATGGCAACAGTGTCACGATCGAGCATGCCGTGGCCCACTCGCTCAATACAATCCCTGCCCAGCTCATCCAGCGTATTGGCTGGAAGACCGTGGTCAAGCTGGCTGAGCGAATGGGGATCAAGTCCAAGTTCCCGCAAAACGACCTTAGTATCTGTCTCGGGACATCGTCGGCGACTCCCTTGGAGATGGCCAGTGTCTTCTCGACCTTTGCCAACGCGGGCGATCATGCCGAGCCCATGGCGATCCGGCTGGTGATCGATGGGCGTGGCAATGTCCTGGAGCGCAACGAGCCCCAGATTGCCAAGTCCGTGATCCGCGAGTCCACGGCGGCAAGCATTGGCCGCTGCCTGGAGGCCGTGGTGGAGCGTGGGACCGGTAAGGGGGCCAATACCGTTCCGGGGGCGCGGGGAAAGACCGGAACCACCACCGATAACTTTGATACGTGGTTTGTGGGCTATACCAAGGAGCTTGTGACCGCGGTCTGGGCGTGTAACCGTCAAGAGAAAGTCAAGCTCGATCCAAAGACACGCAAGCCCATCTTGGATGAGAATGGCAAGCCCAAGATGGGGCCGGTCTACCTCAAGATGGACAGCGACGCCACCGGGGGGCATGTCTGCGCCCCGATCTGGGGCCGCTTTATGGAGGCTGCCGTCCCCATCCAGCAGAGCGCTGGACTGGAGCCCATTCCGCTACCCGAGGAGCTCCAGAAGCTGCGTGGCGCAACCCCGCAGCCCCCACCCACGCCCCAGGCGGATCGTCTGAATGAGGACGGCGAGGTGGTGATCTCGATCTGTGAGGAGACCAGCAAGCGTGCGACTCCTTACTGCCCCGATGTCGTGGAGAAGAGCTTTCCCAAGGGAATCAAGATCAATCCTTGTAGCCTGCACAAGGCACCAGCGGAGAGCGAGCTCACGGCGGAGGGGACGACAGATACCCACTCCACCCCGATTCCCGCACTGGCGACTCCCGGGCCTGTGCTGGTAACGCCTGCTCCCACTCCCGCACCGACTCCCACTCCCACTCCGGAGCCTCGTCGGCGACGGCGGGAGACACCGCCCCCAACCCCCGAGCCGCGCTCGCGGGTGGAGGAGGAGAGAAAGCCCGAGACACCTGTCCCGGAGATCGAGCTCGCGATCTGTACAGAGAGCAGTAAGCTCGCCAATAGCTACTGCCCCGAGCGTGTCACGAGGCGCTTCCCCAAAGGGACCCGTCTCCGCACATGTACCCTCCACAAGCCACGACCCGGGGAAGAGGACCGCTGA
- the rimO gene encoding 30S ribosomal protein S12 methylthiotransferase RimO, translating into MEKVRIGLVSLGCPKNLVDSEELLGALTENGRGQLVDGDAAADVVVVNTCAFIESAKKESLAAIREALGRKERGEISKVVVAGCLAQRYSSTLAQEFPNADALLGIQSASQIADVVFKERGARLLPMLDTNNLVQPLTEKYPLIPPSRVRATAPWTAYLKISEGCDHACTFCSIPSFRGKHRSKPLERIVTEAKRLVDSGAVELNLIAQDTTAYGMDLYKELALPRLLTELGKIEGLKWVRLLYCYPTMMTDRLIQTMADTPNVAHYVDIPLQHGDDQMLKRMKRGGSVSSYYRLLERLRGAMPDIAVRTTFLVGFPGEDASAFENLSRFVREARFDRLGVFEYSPEEGTPGFELRPRVPERIARQRRRALMALQQPLSLAANQALVGRELAVLVEGIDGDVRIARSWRDAPEIDGTVRVVGTSAQPGDWVRVRITQAEPYDLFAEVSGG; encoded by the coding sequence GTGGAGAAGGTTCGGATCGGCCTGGTTAGTCTGGGTTGTCCAAAAAATTTAGTGGACTCCGAGGAGCTTCTTGGAGCACTTACCGAAAATGGGCGTGGACAGCTCGTAGATGGGGATGCTGCTGCCGATGTGGTGGTGGTGAATACCTGTGCCTTCATCGAGAGCGCCAAGAAAGAGAGCCTTGCGGCGATTCGCGAGGCACTCGGGCGAAAAGAGCGGGGGGAGATCTCCAAGGTCGTCGTGGCGGGCTGTCTGGCCCAGCGCTACTCCAGCACGCTTGCGCAAGAGTTTCCCAATGCCGATGCTCTCCTAGGGATTCAGAGCGCGTCGCAGATCGCCGATGTGGTCTTTAAGGAGCGGGGGGCGCGGCTCTTGCCGATGCTGGACACCAACAACCTGGTGCAGCCGCTCACCGAGAAGTACCCCTTGATTCCGCCATCGCGTGTGCGTGCCACGGCCCCCTGGACCGCCTACCTCAAGATCTCCGAGGGCTGCGACCATGCCTGTACGTTCTGCTCGATCCCCAGCTTCCGCGGCAAGCACCGCTCCAAGCCGCTAGAGCGTATCGTCACCGAGGCCAAGCGCCTGGTCGATAGTGGGGCGGTGGAGCTGAACCTGATCGCCCAAGACACCACGGCCTATGGCATGGACCTCTACAAAGAGCTCGCCCTGCCGCGCCTGCTCACCGAGCTGGGCAAGATCGAGGGCCTCAAGTGGGTGCGGCTGCTCTACTGCTACCCGACCATGATGACCGATCGGCTGATCCAGACCATGGCCGATACCCCCAATGTGGCGCACTATGTCGATATTCCGCTGCAGCACGGCGACGACCAAATGTTAAAACGGATGAAACGCGGGGGCTCGGTTTCGTCGTACTATCGTCTACTGGAGCGCTTGCGGGGCGCGATGCCCGATATTGCGGTGCGGACGACCTTCCTCGTGGGATTCCCCGGCGAGGACGCGTCGGCATTTGAGAACCTGAGCCGGTTTGTCCGTGAGGCACGCTTTGACCGGCTGGGGGTCTTTGAGTACAGCCCGGAGGAAGGTACCCCCGGTTTTGAGCTACGGCCGCGCGTGCCTGAGCGCATCGCCCGGCAGCGGCGACGAGCGCTGATGGCACTGCAGCAGCCCCTCTCCCTGGCCGCAAACCAGGCCCTGGTGGGGAGAGAGCTCGCTGTCTTGGTGGAGGGAATCGACGGGGACGTGCGGATCGCACGCTCCTGGCGCGATGCCCCCGAGATTGATGGCACTGTTCGCGTGGTCGGAACGAGTGCGCAGCCAGGCGACTGGGTGCGTGTTCGGATCACACAGGCAGAGCCCTATGATTTATTCGCAGAAGTTTCTGGAGGATAA
- the lepB gene encoding signal peptidase I → MEALAKLDLVGVVFALAAVTLLQLALRPSKARVLRLLSESCDSARWVLAVFFLLIRPFGAQAFYIPSPSMVPTLGVGDKLVVDKLSYRLHDPQRGDVIVFAAPARATDDNKEGTDFIKRCIGLPGETIEVRGARLRVGGETIGPENTDPRVHPAADYLRQRLELAADTPVRLTRDGAFVNHSWLPRKTLAHKLGVAERALVLEPGEVRINGKPLDEPYLNEDPGYDMPVTQIPPGHYFMMGDNRNNSADSHYWGLLERERMVGVARLTYFPLGRARKLP, encoded by the coding sequence ATGGAAGCTCTGGCTAAACTTGATCTTGTTGGGGTGGTCTTTGCGCTGGCGGCAGTCACCCTTCTTCAGCTCGCTCTGCGCCCAAGCAAGGCTCGCGTTCTTCGCCTTCTTAGCGAGAGCTGTGACTCCGCCCGCTGGGTGCTGGCGGTCTTCTTCTTGCTGATCCGCCCCTTCGGAGCCCAAGCGTTCTATATTCCGTCGCCGTCGATGGTGCCCACCCTGGGAGTCGGGGATAAGCTAGTCGTGGATAAGCTCAGCTACCGCCTGCACGACCCCCAGCGCGGCGATGTGATTGTCTTTGCCGCCCCGGCACGCGCCACCGACGACAACAAAGAGGGGACGGACTTTATCAAGCGCTGCATTGGCCTTCCTGGCGAGACGATCGAGGTGCGTGGCGCACGGCTTCGGGTGGGAGGCGAGACAATCGGCCCCGAAAACACCGACCCCCGTGTCCATCCCGCCGCCGACTACCTCCGCCAGCGCCTGGAGCTTGCCGCCGATACCCCGGTGCGGCTTACCCGCGACGGTGCCTTTGTCAACCACAGCTGGCTCCCCCGAAAGACCCTGGCCCACAAGCTTGGTGTTGCGGAGAGAGCGCTTGTCCTGGAGCCCGGCGAGGTGCGCATCAATGGCAAGCCCCTCGACGAGCCCTATCTCAACGAAGACCCGGGCTACGACATGCCTGTCACACAGATTCCCCCCGGCCACTACTTCATGATGGGCGACAATCGCAATAACTCCGCAGACTCGCACTACTGGGGCCTGCTGGAGCGGGAGCGCATGGTGGGGGTTGCACGGCTTACCTACTTTCCTCTGGGACGCGCCCGGAAACTGCCGTAG